ATTTCTTCGGCAATACGCGACATGCGGACTTCCGTATAACGCATGGCTGCCGCTGAGTCACCGTCAACCGATCCGAAGTTACCATGGCCATCAACCATCAGATACCGGGTAGAGAAATCCTGTGCCAAGCGTACGATCGCATCATAGACCGAGCTATCGCCGTGGGGATGATATTTACCGAGAACTTCACCGACGATACGGGCTGATTTTTTGTGGGCTTTATTAGAAGCCATTCCAGCTTCATGCATTGCATAGAGAATCCGTCGGTGCACTGGCTTCAAGCCATCCCTAACGTCAGGCAAAGCCCGCATAACGATAACACTCATCGCATAGTCGATATACGAGTTCTTCATTTCTTCGTCAAGGCTAATCGGCAAAACTTTTCCTAAACCAAAATCCATTTCCTCACCTCAGACCATCATTATCCATAGTCTATCCACTTATTTACATTACCATAGTAAATTCTTTATAGCGCTGCTTCTGCCAGCCAATTGGCCATCGTCTGATGCGGTTTGCCCAAAGGTACGGCTGCGAGTTCGTCTAACGTCATCCAGCAACCGTCTTCGCGGCGTTCATTGTTATATCCCGTGCCTGAGCCTTGATAAATTTGCAAATCCCAGGTCCGGTGACTGAATACATGCTGCAGATTGCGCCACTGGGTTAGCGAAGCAACAGTTTGCCCGCTCTTGGCAAAAAGAGACCGAAGCGCTGTTTCTGGATCGCTATCCACCGCTTCAATCGTCGGGAACTCCCACATGCCAGCCAGCAAACCACTCTTAGGCCGCTTTCGCACAAAAAATTGCTGACACTGATTTTTCACGATGCCGACCGCCATCTTAACCGGGCGAGGCTCAGCTTTTTTTGCTTTACGCGGTAGTTCCGATTGACAGCCCTCCTTATATGCGATGCATTCATCAGCCAGCGGACAAAGCGAGCAGCGCGGCACTCGACCACAAACAGATGAACCAAGGTCCATAACCGCCTGATTGAAATCGCCTGGACGGTCGGAGGGGATAACCTCGCGAACCTTTGCTGTCACAGCCTGTTTACCAATTGATGAGGTTATCAGCTGTTTTAGACAAAACAGACGGCTGAATACTCTGAGCACATTGCCG
The genomic region above belongs to Anaerosporomusa subterranea and contains:
- the mutY gene encoding A/G-specific adenine glycosylase, which codes for MKKQQRTAVKSSQRSIIADKLLAWYDACGRELSWRQDTTLYKVWVSEIMLQQTRVEAVEPYYRRFLDRFPDMRTLADAPEEDVLHAWQGLGYYSRARNLQTGVREALERYDGVLPQTRQEVESLSGVGSYTAGALLSIVHGQPEPAVDGNVLRVFSRLFCLKQLITSSIGKQAVTAKVREVIPSDRPGDFNQAVMDLGSSVCGRVPRCSLCPLADECIAYKEGCQSELPRKAKKAEPRPVKMAVGIVKNQCQQFFVRKRPKSGLLAGMWEFPTIEAVDSDPETALRSLFAKSGQTVASLTQWRNLQHVFSHRTWDLQIYQGSGTGYNNERREDGCWMTLDELAAVPLGKPHQTMANWLAEAAL